A single Triticum dicoccoides isolate Atlit2015 ecotype Zavitan chromosome 2A, WEW_v2.0, whole genome shotgun sequence DNA region contains:
- the LOC119352834 gene encoding uncharacterized acetyltransferase At3g50280-like: MEGDGVQILSRRMVKPEHHASSRPPEPETVNLTPWDLPRITVEYLQKGVVLPKPRPGAHAVEHLASSFSRALARFYPLAGRFAVAPVASADARPGLTISISCDDQGAEFVHAVAPGVAVADIAGPLRVIPRVVWSFFPLDGMLGVDAAVDPTRPLLAAQVTELADGVFVAMSLNHCAADGETLWDLFNAWSEISRCGGAAAGEDIPTVPKRWFLDGCPVPIPLPFAKAEDMVRRFERPPLEECSLCFSPESVKRLTAKANAETMAAGGTATISSLQAVAAHVWRAACRARALAPAQEMTCSLAVGCRTLVKGVPRGYVGNAAAGAVGRAAAGEILGDGRLGRAAWLLNRAVAAVDEASVRAELGAWPASPSFKYLDGIGPAAMVASGSPELDVYGNDFGWGRPLAVRSGAGNKVDGLVSVYEGRDDGVGRGGMELEVCLAPGALARLVADQELMDASV, from the coding sequence ATGGAAGGCGACGGCGTCCAGATCTTGTCCCGGCGCATGGTCAAGCCGGAGCACCACGCGAGCTCGCGGCCGCCGGAGCCCGAGACCGTCAACCTCACGCCATGGGACCTGCCGCGGATCACCGTGGAGTACCTGCAGAAGGGCGTCGTCCTGCCCAAGCCTCGGCCCGGCGCACATGCTGTCGAACACCTCGCGTCGTCCTTCTCGCGCGCTCTGGCCCGCTTCTACCCGCTCGCCGGCCGCTTCGCCGTCGCGCCCGTAGCCAGCGCGGACGCTCGGCCGGGCCTGACGATCTCGATCAGCTGCGACGACCAAGGCGCAGAGTTCGTCCACGCCGTGGCGCCCGGGGTCGCCGTCGCCGACATCGCCGGCCCGCTCCGCGTCATCCCGCGCGTGGTCTGGTCCTTCTTCCCTCTCGACGGGATGCTCGGCGTGGACGCCGCCGTGGACCCCACCCGGCCGCTCCTGGCCGCGCAGGTCACCGAGCTCGCCGACGGCGTCTTCGTCGCCATGTCGCTCAACCACTGCGCCGCCGACGGGGAAACGTTGTGGGACCTTTTCAACGCGTGGTCGGAGATCAGCCGATGCGGCGGCGCCGCTGCCGGCGAAGATATCCCCACGGTGCCCAAGAGATGGTTCCTCGACGGCTGCCCCGTGCCGATCCCTCTTCCCTTCGCCAAGGCGGAGGACATGGTTAGGCGGTTCGAGCGCCCGCCGTTGGAGGAATGCTCGCTGTGTTTCTCCCCGGAGAGCGTGAAGAGGCTGACGGCGAAAGCGAACGCCGAGACGATGGCCGCCGGCGGCACAGCCACCATCTCCTCGCTGCAGGCCGTGGCCGCGCACGTGTGGCGGGCCGCGTGTCGTGCCCGGGCGCTCGCGCCGGCCCAGGAGATGACGTGCTCGCTAGCCGTCGGATGCCGGACACTCGTGAAGGGCGTGCCGCGGGGTTACGTGGGCAACGCGGCCGCGGGCGCCGTCGGCAGGGCTGCTGCCGGCGAGATCCTGGGAGACGGCCGGCTGGGCCGGGCGGCGTGGCTCCTGAACCGGGCCGTGGCCGCGGTGGACGAGGCGAGCGTGAGGGCCGAGCTCGGGGCGTGGCCTGCGAGCCCCAGCTTCAAGTACCTGGACGGGATCGGCCCTGCGGCGATGGTGGCCAGCGGCTCGCCGGAGCTCGACGTGTATGGCAACGACTTCGGGTGGGGCAGGCCGTTGGCCGTCCGGAGCGGCGCCGGGAACAAGGTGGACGGGTTGGTCTCGGTGTACGAGGGCAGGGATGACGGCGTGGGGAGAGGCGGCATGGAGCTGGAGGTGTGCCTCGCTCCTGGTGCGCTCGCCAGGCTCGTCGCCGACCAAGAGCTGATGGACGCGTCGGTGTAA